The following proteins are encoded in a genomic region of Lemur catta isolate mLemCat1 chromosome 10, mLemCat1.pri, whole genome shotgun sequence:
- the LOC123646250 gene encoding interferon omega-1-like — MALLLPLLTALVMCSCGPVGSLGCDLPESQGRLSRKTLVLLDQMRRVSTSLCLEDRNDFRFPREMVNGSQLQKAQAVSVLHEMLQQIFNLFDTERSSAAWNPSLLVRLRSGLHQQLEHLETCLVQVTAEEDSASVMENPTLALRRYFWRIRLYLQEKNYSDCAWEIVRVEVMNSFSSSTNLQEKLGSSNGDLGSS, encoded by the coding sequence ATGGCCCTTCTGCTCCCCCTACTGACGGCCCTGGTGATGTGCAGCTGCGGCCCTGTTGGGTCTCTGGGCTGTGACCTGCCTGAGAGCCAAGGTCGGCTTAGCAGGAAGACCTTGGTGCTTCTGGACCAAATGAGGAGAGTATCCACTTCCTTGTGTCTGGAGGACAGAAACGACTTCAGATTCCCCCGGGAGATGGTGAATGGCAGCCAGCTGCAGAAGGCCCAGGCCGTGTCTGTCCTCCACGAGATGCTCCAGCAGATCTTCAACCTCTTCGACACAGAGCGCTCCTCTGCTGCCTGGAACCCGAGCCTCCTGGTCAGACTGCGCAGTGGACTTCACCAGCAGCTGGAACACCTGGAGACCTGCTTGGTGCAGGTGACGGCGGAGGAAGACTCTGCCAGTGTGATGGAGAACCCTACACTGGCCTTGAGGAGGTACTTCTGGAGAATTCGTCTCTACCTGCAAGAGAAGAACTACAGTGACTGTGCCTGGGAAATTGTCAGAGTGGAAGTCATGAACTCCTTCTCTTCATCAACAAACTTGCAGGAAAAGTTAGGAAGTAGCAATGGAGACCTGGGGTCATCTTGA
- the LOC123645754 gene encoding interferon alpha-5-like codes for MALPLSVLMALVGLSCMSICSLGCDLPQTHGLGNRRALRLLAQMGRISPLSCLEDRNDFRFPQEEFDGNQFQKAQAISVLHEMIQQIFNLFSTKDSSDAWDQTLLDKFCTGLYQQLDELEACLMQDVGVEETPVMNEDSILAVRKYFQRITVYLKEKKYSPCAWEVVRAEIMKSMSSSTKLQERLSKE; via the coding sequence ATGGCCTTGCCCTTGTCTGTACTGATGGCCCTGGTGGGGCTCAGCTGCATGTCCATCTGCTCTCTGGGCTGTGATCTGCCTCAGACCCATGGCCTGGGTAACAGGAGGGCCCTGAGACTCCTGGCACAAATGGGGAgaatctctcctctctcctgcctggaGGACAGAAATGACTTCAGATTCCCCCAGGAGGAGTTTGATGGCAACCAGTTCCAGAAGGCTCAAGCCATCTCTGTCCTCCATGAGATGATCCAGCAGATCTTCAACCTCTTCAGCACAAAGGACTCATCTGATGCCTGGGATCAGACCCTCCTAGACAAATTCTGCACTGGACTCTATCAGCAGCTGGATGAGCTGGAGGCCTGTCTGATGCAGGACGTGGGAGTGGAAGAGACTCCCGTGATGAATGAGGACTCCATCCTGGCTGTGAGGAAATACTTCCAAAGAATCACTGTCTacctgaaagagaagaaatacagcCCTTGTGCCTGGGAGGTTGTCAGGGCAGAAATCATGAAATCCATGTCTTCATCAACAAAATTACAAGAAAGATTAAGTAAGGAATGA